A single region of the Labeo rohita strain BAU-BD-2019 chromosome 3, IGBB_LRoh.1.0, whole genome shotgun sequence genome encodes:
- the dnm2a gene encoding dynamin-3 isoform X2, translated as MGNRGMEDLIPLINKLQDAFSSIGQSCNLDLPQIAVVGGQSAGKSSVLENFVGRDFLPRGSGIVTRRPLILQLVNNKAEYAEFLHCKGRKFVDFDEVRQEIEAETDRITGSNKGISPIPINLRVYSPHVLNLTLIDLPGMTKVAVGDQPPDIEHQIRDMIMQFITRESCLILAVTPANTDLANSDALKVAKEVDPQGLRTIGVITKLDLMDEGTDARDILENKLLPLRRGYIGVVNRSQKDIDGRKDIRAALAAERKFFLSHPSYRHMAERMGTPHLQKTLNQQLTNHIRDTLPGLRSKLQSQLLSLEKEVEEYKNFRPDDPTRKTKALLQMVQQFGVDFEKCIEGSGDQVDTAELSGGARINRIFHERFPFELVKIVFDEKELRREISHAIKNVHGVRTGLFTPDLAFETIVKKQIRKLKEPSLKCVDLVVSELTTLIRKSANKLGSYPRLREETERIVTTYVREREGKTKDQVLLLIDVELSYINTNHEDFIGFANAQQRNIVSKKRAIPNQLGGLREGEAEKVIRKGWLTLNISIMKGGSKEYWFVLTAESLSWYKDEEEKEKKYMLPLDNLKLRDVEKGFMSTKHIFAIFNTEQRNVYKDLRQIELACDSQEDMDSWKASFLRAGVYPEKDQVESEDAAPADTFSMDPQLERQVETIRNLVDSYIGIVNKTIRDLMPKTIMHLMINSAKDFIHSELLAYLYSSGDQNSLMEESADQAQRRDEMLRMYHAIKEALSIIGDISTSTVSTPVPPPVNDTWIPENSPTPQRRPPTSAPPPSRPPAVRGPTPGPPTLNPTPSFAAPPIPSRPGQPINAFSNSNLDPFSAPPQIPSRPARIPPGIPSRRPPGAPNRPTIIRPAEPSLLD; from the exons GGATTTCCTTCCCCGAGGCTCAGGCATCGTCACCCGCAGGCCTCTCATTCTGCAGCTAGTTAACAACAAAGCTG AATATGCGGAATTCTTGCACTGCAAAGGGAGGAAGTTCGTGGACTTCGATGAAGTCCGGCAGGAAATTGAAGCAGAGACAGACAGGATTACTGGGTCCAATAAGGGCATCTCTCCTATTCCCATCAACCTGAGGGTTTACTCGCCGCACG TATTGAATCTGACGCTCATCGATTTGCCCGGTATGACTAAGGTTGCCGTGGGCGACCAGCCGCCAGACATCGAGCACCAGATTCGAGACATGATTATGCAGTTCATCACTAGGGAAAGCTGCTTGATCCTCGCCGTCACCCCGGCCAACACGGACTTGGCCAACTCAGACGCTCTCAAGGTGGCTAAGGAGGTGGACCCTCAGG GACTGCGTACCATCGGTGTGATTACTAAACTGGATCTAATGGATGAGGGTACAGATGCCCGGGATATCCTGGAAAATAAACTCTTACCGCTGCGTAGAG GTTATATTGGCGTAGTGAACCGAAGTCAGAAAGACATAGATGGCAGAAAGGACATTCGTGCTGCACTGGCAGCAGAAAGGAAGTTCTTCCTGTCCCATCCCAGTTACAGACACATGGCTGAACGTATGGGAACACCACACCTGCAGAAGACCCTCAACCAG caattgACCAACCACATCCGGGACACACTACCCGGTTTGCGCAGCAAACTCCAGTCTCAGCTTCTCTCTCTGGAAAAAGAGGTGGAAGAGTATAAGAACTTCCGCCCAGATGACCCTACACGAAAAACCAAGGCCCTGCTGCA GATGGTCCAGCagtttggagtggactttgagaagTGCATCGAGGGATCTGGAGACCAGGTGGACACGGCAGAACTGTCCGGAGGTGCCAGGATTAACCGAATTTTCCATGAGCGCTTCCCCTTTGAGCTGGTCAAG atTGTGTTTGATGAGAAGGAGCTTCGGCGAGAAATCAGTCACGCCATTAAGAACGTCCATGGTGTCAG AACGGGGTTGTTCACCCCTGATCTGGCCTTTGAGACTATAGTGAAAAAACAGATCCGCAAACTGAAAGAGCCCAGCCTGAAATGTGTGGACCTGGTGGTGTCCGAACTCACCACCCTCATCAGGAAAAGTGCCAACAAG CTAGGCTCTTACCCCAGACTGCGAGAAGAGACAGAGAGGATTGTCACTACTTAcgtcagagagagagaaggcaAGACCAAGGACCAG GTCCTTTTGCTGATTGACGTTGAGCTGTCATACATTAACACCAACCATGAGGATTTCATTGGATTTGCAAA CGCCCAGCAAAGGAATATTGTCAGCAAGAAGAGGGCCATTCCAAACCAG CTAGGTGGCCTGAGAGAAGGCGAAGCCGAGAAG GTGATCCGTAAAGGCTGGCTAACCCTCAACATCAGCATTATGAAGGGCGGCTCCAAGGAGTACTGGTTCGTCCTGACGGCCGAATCGCTGTCCTGGTACAAGGACGAGGAG gaaaaagagaagaaatacaTGCTTCCTCTGGACAACTTGAAACTCAGAGACGTGGAGAAGGGTTTCATGTCCACTAAGCATATTTTTGCAATCTTCAACACTGAGCAAAG GAACGTGTATAAGGACTTGCGTCAGATCGAGCTGGCCTGTGATTCACAGGAGGACATGGACAGCTGGAAAGCCTCGTTTCTCCGAGCAGGCGTTTATCCTGAGAAAGATCAG GTGGAGTCAGAAGATGCCGCTCCAGCCGACACCTTCTCCATGGACCCTCAGCTGGAGCGCCAGGTGGAGACCATCCGTAACCTGGTGGACTCCTACATTGGTATCGTCAACAAGACCATCAGAGACCTCATGCCCAAGACTATCATGCATCTCATGATCAACAGC GCTAAAGACTTCATCCACTCAGAGCTGCTGGCATACCTGTACTCCTCAGGAGATCAGAACAGTCTGATGGAGGAGTCTGCCGACCAGGCCCAGCGCAGAGACGAGATGCTGCGTATGTACCACGCCATAAAAGAGGCCCTCAGCATTATCGGTGACATCAGCACCAGCACTGTGTCCACTCCTGTGCCTCCGCCCGTCAACGACACCTGGATTCCAGAGAATAG CCCCACCCCCCAACGCAGACCGCCTACATCGGCCCCACCCCCCAGCAGGCCTCCAGCAGTGAGAGGTCCAACACCAGGCCCGCCCACTCTTAACCCCACCCCCTCATTTGCAGCTCCACCCATTCCCTCTCGCCCAGGCCAGCCCATCAATGCCTTCAGCAACAGCAACCTGGATCCTTTCAGTGCGCCTCCTCAGATCCCCTCCCGCCCTGCCCGCATCCCTCCAGGCATCCCCAG
- the dnm2a gene encoding dynamin-3 isoform X4: MGNRGMEDLIPLINKLQDAFSSIGQSCNLDLPQIAVVGGQSAGKSSVLENFVGRDFLPRGSGIVTRRPLILQLVNNKAEYAEFLHCKGRKFVDFDEVRQEIEAETDRITGSNKGISPIPINLRVYSPHVLNLTLIDLPGMTKVAVGDQPPDIEHQIRDMIMQFITRESCLILAVTPANTDLANSDALKVAKEVDPQGLRTIGVITKLDLMDEGTDARDILENKLLPLRRGYIGVVNRSQKDIDGRKDIRAALAAERKFFLSHPSYRHMAERMGTPHLQKTLNQQLTNHIRDTLPGLRSKLQSQLLSLEKEVEEYKNFRPDDPTRKTKALLQMVQQFGVDFEKCIEGSGDQVDTAELSGGARINRIFHERFPFELVKIVFDEKELRREISHAIKNVHGVRTGLFTPDLAFETIVKKQIRKLKEPSLKCVDLVVSELTTLIRKSANKLGSYPRLREETERIVTTYVREREGKTKDQVLLLIDVELSYINTNHEDFIGFANAQQRNIVSKKRAIPNQGEILVIRKGWLTLNISIMKGGSKEYWFVLTAESLSWYKDEEEKEKKYMLPLDNLKLRDVEKGFMSTKHIFAIFNTEQRNVYKDLRQIELACDSQEDMDSWKASFLRAGVYPEKDQVESEDAAPADTFSMDPQLERQVETIRNLVDSYIGIVNKTIRDLMPKTIMHLMINSAKDFIHSELLAYLYSSGDQNSLMEESADQAQRRDEMLRMYHAIKEALSIIGDISTSTVSTPVPPPVNDTWIPENSPTPQRRPPTSAPPPSRPPAVRGPTPGPPTLNPTPSFAAPPIPSRPGQPINAFSNSNLDPFSAPPQIPSRPARIPPGIPSRRPPGAPNRPTIIRPAEPSLLD; the protein is encoded by the exons GGATTTCCTTCCCCGAGGCTCAGGCATCGTCACCCGCAGGCCTCTCATTCTGCAGCTAGTTAACAACAAAGCTG AATATGCGGAATTCTTGCACTGCAAAGGGAGGAAGTTCGTGGACTTCGATGAAGTCCGGCAGGAAATTGAAGCAGAGACAGACAGGATTACTGGGTCCAATAAGGGCATCTCTCCTATTCCCATCAACCTGAGGGTTTACTCGCCGCACG TATTGAATCTGACGCTCATCGATTTGCCCGGTATGACTAAGGTTGCCGTGGGCGACCAGCCGCCAGACATCGAGCACCAGATTCGAGACATGATTATGCAGTTCATCACTAGGGAAAGCTGCTTGATCCTCGCCGTCACCCCGGCCAACACGGACTTGGCCAACTCAGACGCTCTCAAGGTGGCTAAGGAGGTGGACCCTCAGG GACTGCGTACCATCGGTGTGATTACTAAACTGGATCTAATGGATGAGGGTACAGATGCCCGGGATATCCTGGAAAATAAACTCTTACCGCTGCGTAGAG GTTATATTGGCGTAGTGAACCGAAGTCAGAAAGACATAGATGGCAGAAAGGACATTCGTGCTGCACTGGCAGCAGAAAGGAAGTTCTTCCTGTCCCATCCCAGTTACAGACACATGGCTGAACGTATGGGAACACCACACCTGCAGAAGACCCTCAACCAG caattgACCAACCACATCCGGGACACACTACCCGGTTTGCGCAGCAAACTCCAGTCTCAGCTTCTCTCTCTGGAAAAAGAGGTGGAAGAGTATAAGAACTTCCGCCCAGATGACCCTACACGAAAAACCAAGGCCCTGCTGCA GATGGTCCAGCagtttggagtggactttgagaagTGCATCGAGGGATCTGGAGACCAGGTGGACACGGCAGAACTGTCCGGAGGTGCCAGGATTAACCGAATTTTCCATGAGCGCTTCCCCTTTGAGCTGGTCAAG atTGTGTTTGATGAGAAGGAGCTTCGGCGAGAAATCAGTCACGCCATTAAGAACGTCCATGGTGTCAG AACGGGGTTGTTCACCCCTGATCTGGCCTTTGAGACTATAGTGAAAAAACAGATCCGCAAACTGAAAGAGCCCAGCCTGAAATGTGTGGACCTGGTGGTGTCCGAACTCACCACCCTCATCAGGAAAAGTGCCAACAAG CTAGGCTCTTACCCCAGACTGCGAGAAGAGACAGAGAGGATTGTCACTACTTAcgtcagagagagagaaggcaAGACCAAGGACCAG GTCCTTTTGCTGATTGACGTTGAGCTGTCATACATTAACACCAACCATGAGGATTTCATTGGATTTGCAAA CGCCCAGCAAAGGAATATTGTCAGCAAGAAGAGGGCCATTCCAAACCAG GGTGAAATACTG GTGATCCGTAAAGGCTGGCTAACCCTCAACATCAGCATTATGAAGGGCGGCTCCAAGGAGTACTGGTTCGTCCTGACGGCCGAATCGCTGTCCTGGTACAAGGACGAGGAG gaaaaagagaagaaatacaTGCTTCCTCTGGACAACTTGAAACTCAGAGACGTGGAGAAGGGTTTCATGTCCACTAAGCATATTTTTGCAATCTTCAACACTGAGCAAAG GAACGTGTATAAGGACTTGCGTCAGATCGAGCTGGCCTGTGATTCACAGGAGGACATGGACAGCTGGAAAGCCTCGTTTCTCCGAGCAGGCGTTTATCCTGAGAAAGATCAG GTGGAGTCAGAAGATGCCGCTCCAGCCGACACCTTCTCCATGGACCCTCAGCTGGAGCGCCAGGTGGAGACCATCCGTAACCTGGTGGACTCCTACATTGGTATCGTCAACAAGACCATCAGAGACCTCATGCCCAAGACTATCATGCATCTCATGATCAACAGC GCTAAAGACTTCATCCACTCAGAGCTGCTGGCATACCTGTACTCCTCAGGAGATCAGAACAGTCTGATGGAGGAGTCTGCCGACCAGGCCCAGCGCAGAGACGAGATGCTGCGTATGTACCACGCCATAAAAGAGGCCCTCAGCATTATCGGTGACATCAGCACCAGCACTGTGTCCACTCCTGTGCCTCCGCCCGTCAACGACACCTGGATTCCAGAGAATAG CCCCACCCCCCAACGCAGACCGCCTACATCGGCCCCACCCCCCAGCAGGCCTCCAGCAGTGAGAGGTCCAACACCAGGCCCGCCCACTCTTAACCCCACCCCCTCATTTGCAGCTCCACCCATTCCCTCTCGCCCAGGCCAGCCCATCAATGCCTTCAGCAACAGCAACCTGGATCCTTTCAGTGCGCCTCCTCAGATCCCCTCCCGCCCTGCCCGCATCCCTCCAGGCATCCCCAG
- the dnm2a gene encoding dynamin-3 isoform X6: protein MGNRGMEDLIPLINKLQDAFSSIGQSCNLDLPQIAVVGGQSAGKSSVLENFVGRDFLPRGSGIVTRRPLILQLVNNKAEYAEFLHCKGRKFVDFDEVRQEIEAETDRITGSNKGISPIPINLRVYSPHVLNLTLIDLPGMTKVAVGDQPPDIEHQIRDMIMQFITRESCLILAVTPANTDLANSDALKVAKEVDPQGLRTIGVITKLDLMDEGTDARDILENKLLPLRRGYIGVVNRSQKDIDGRKDIRAALAAERKFFLSHPSYRHMAERMGTPHLQKTLNQQLTNHIRDTLPGLRSKLQSQLLSLEKEVEEYKNFRPDDPTRKTKALLQMVQQFGVDFEKCIEGSGDQVDTAELSGGARINRIFHERFPFELVKIVFDEKELRREISHAIKNVHGVRTGLFTPDLAFETIVKKQIRKLKEPSLKCVDLVVSELTTLIRKSANKLGSYPRLREETERIVTTYVREREGKTKDQVLLLIDVELSYINTNHEDFIGFANAQQRNIVSKKRAIPNQVIRKGWLTLNISIMKGGSKEYWFVLTAESLSWYKDEEEKEKKYMLPLDNLKLRDVEKGFMSTKHIFAIFNTEQRNVYKDLRQIELACDSQEDMDSWKASFLRAGVYPEKDQVESEDAAPADTFSMDPQLERQVETIRNLVDSYIGIVNKTIRDLMPKTIMHLMINSAKDFIHSELLAYLYSSGDQNSLMEESADQAQRRDEMLRMYHAIKEALSIIGDISTSTVSTPVPPPVNDTWIPENSPTPQRRPPTSAPPPSRPPAVRGPTPGPPTLNPTPSFAAPPIPSRPGQPINAFSNSNLDPFSAPPQIPSRPARIPPGIPSRRPPGAPNRPTIIRPAEPSLLD, encoded by the exons GGATTTCCTTCCCCGAGGCTCAGGCATCGTCACCCGCAGGCCTCTCATTCTGCAGCTAGTTAACAACAAAGCTG AATATGCGGAATTCTTGCACTGCAAAGGGAGGAAGTTCGTGGACTTCGATGAAGTCCGGCAGGAAATTGAAGCAGAGACAGACAGGATTACTGGGTCCAATAAGGGCATCTCTCCTATTCCCATCAACCTGAGGGTTTACTCGCCGCACG TATTGAATCTGACGCTCATCGATTTGCCCGGTATGACTAAGGTTGCCGTGGGCGACCAGCCGCCAGACATCGAGCACCAGATTCGAGACATGATTATGCAGTTCATCACTAGGGAAAGCTGCTTGATCCTCGCCGTCACCCCGGCCAACACGGACTTGGCCAACTCAGACGCTCTCAAGGTGGCTAAGGAGGTGGACCCTCAGG GACTGCGTACCATCGGTGTGATTACTAAACTGGATCTAATGGATGAGGGTACAGATGCCCGGGATATCCTGGAAAATAAACTCTTACCGCTGCGTAGAG GTTATATTGGCGTAGTGAACCGAAGTCAGAAAGACATAGATGGCAGAAAGGACATTCGTGCTGCACTGGCAGCAGAAAGGAAGTTCTTCCTGTCCCATCCCAGTTACAGACACATGGCTGAACGTATGGGAACACCACACCTGCAGAAGACCCTCAACCAG caattgACCAACCACATCCGGGACACACTACCCGGTTTGCGCAGCAAACTCCAGTCTCAGCTTCTCTCTCTGGAAAAAGAGGTGGAAGAGTATAAGAACTTCCGCCCAGATGACCCTACACGAAAAACCAAGGCCCTGCTGCA GATGGTCCAGCagtttggagtggactttgagaagTGCATCGAGGGATCTGGAGACCAGGTGGACACGGCAGAACTGTCCGGAGGTGCCAGGATTAACCGAATTTTCCATGAGCGCTTCCCCTTTGAGCTGGTCAAG atTGTGTTTGATGAGAAGGAGCTTCGGCGAGAAATCAGTCACGCCATTAAGAACGTCCATGGTGTCAG AACGGGGTTGTTCACCCCTGATCTGGCCTTTGAGACTATAGTGAAAAAACAGATCCGCAAACTGAAAGAGCCCAGCCTGAAATGTGTGGACCTGGTGGTGTCCGAACTCACCACCCTCATCAGGAAAAGTGCCAACAAG CTAGGCTCTTACCCCAGACTGCGAGAAGAGACAGAGAGGATTGTCACTACTTAcgtcagagagagagaaggcaAGACCAAGGACCAG GTCCTTTTGCTGATTGACGTTGAGCTGTCATACATTAACACCAACCATGAGGATTTCATTGGATTTGCAAA CGCCCAGCAAAGGAATATTGTCAGCAAGAAGAGGGCCATTCCAAACCAG GTGATCCGTAAAGGCTGGCTAACCCTCAACATCAGCATTATGAAGGGCGGCTCCAAGGAGTACTGGTTCGTCCTGACGGCCGAATCGCTGTCCTGGTACAAGGACGAGGAG gaaaaagagaagaaatacaTGCTTCCTCTGGACAACTTGAAACTCAGAGACGTGGAGAAGGGTTTCATGTCCACTAAGCATATTTTTGCAATCTTCAACACTGAGCAAAG GAACGTGTATAAGGACTTGCGTCAGATCGAGCTGGCCTGTGATTCACAGGAGGACATGGACAGCTGGAAAGCCTCGTTTCTCCGAGCAGGCGTTTATCCTGAGAAAGATCAG GTGGAGTCAGAAGATGCCGCTCCAGCCGACACCTTCTCCATGGACCCTCAGCTGGAGCGCCAGGTGGAGACCATCCGTAACCTGGTGGACTCCTACATTGGTATCGTCAACAAGACCATCAGAGACCTCATGCCCAAGACTATCATGCATCTCATGATCAACAGC GCTAAAGACTTCATCCACTCAGAGCTGCTGGCATACCTGTACTCCTCAGGAGATCAGAACAGTCTGATGGAGGAGTCTGCCGACCAGGCCCAGCGCAGAGACGAGATGCTGCGTATGTACCACGCCATAAAAGAGGCCCTCAGCATTATCGGTGACATCAGCACCAGCACTGTGTCCACTCCTGTGCCTCCGCCCGTCAACGACACCTGGATTCCAGAGAATAG CCCCACCCCCCAACGCAGACCGCCTACATCGGCCCCACCCCCCAGCAGGCCTCCAGCAGTGAGAGGTCCAACACCAGGCCCGCCCACTCTTAACCCCACCCCCTCATTTGCAGCTCCACCCATTCCCTCTCGCCCAGGCCAGCCCATCAATGCCTTCAGCAACAGCAACCTGGATCCTTTCAGTGCGCCTCCTCAGATCCCCTCCCGCCCTGCCCGCATCCCTCCAGGCATCCCCAG
- the dnm2a gene encoding dynamin-3 isoform X3 — MGNRGMEDLIPLINKLQDAFSSIGQSCNLDLPQIAVVGGQSAGKSSVLENFVGRDFLPRGSGIVTRRPLILQLVNNKAEYAEFLHCKGRKFVDFDEVRQEIEAETDRITGSNKGISPIPINLRVYSPHVLNLTLIDLPGMTKVAVGDQPPDIEHQIRDMIMQFITRESCLILAVTPANTDLANSDALKVAKEVDPQGLRTIGVITKLDLMDEGTDARDILENKLLPLRRGYIGVVNRSQKDIDGRKDIRAALAAERKFFLSHPSYRHMAERMGTPHLQKTLNQQLTNHIRDTLPGLRSKLQSQLLSLEKEVEEYKNFRPDDPTRKTKALLQMVQQFGVDFEKCIEGSGDQVDTAELSGGARINRIFHERFPFELVKIVFDEKELRREISHAIKNVHGVRTGLFTPDLAFEAIVKKQIIKLKEPCLKCIDLVIQELINTVRQCTNKLGSYPRLREETERIVTTYVREREGKTKDQVLLLIDVELSYINTNHEDFIGFANAQQRNIVSKKRAIPNQGEILVIRKGWLTLNISIMKGGSKEYWFVLTAESLSWYKDEEEKEKKYMLPLDNLKLRDVEKGFMSTKHIFAIFNTEQRNVYKDLRQIELACDSQEDMDSWKASFLRAGVYPEKDQVESEDAAPADTFSMDPQLERQVETIRNLVDSYIGIVNKTIRDLMPKTIMHLMINSAKDFIHSELLAYLYSSGDQNSLMEESADQAQRRDEMLRMYHAIKEALSIIGDISTSTVSTPVPPPVNDTWIPENSPTPQRRPPTSAPPPSRPPAVRGPTPGPPTLNPTPSFAAPPIPSRPGQPINAFSNSNLDPFSAPPQIPSRPARIPPGIPSRRPPGAPNRPTIIRPAEPSLLD; from the exons GGATTTCCTTCCCCGAGGCTCAGGCATCGTCACCCGCAGGCCTCTCATTCTGCAGCTAGTTAACAACAAAGCTG AATATGCGGAATTCTTGCACTGCAAAGGGAGGAAGTTCGTGGACTTCGATGAAGTCCGGCAGGAAATTGAAGCAGAGACAGACAGGATTACTGGGTCCAATAAGGGCATCTCTCCTATTCCCATCAACCTGAGGGTTTACTCGCCGCACG TATTGAATCTGACGCTCATCGATTTGCCCGGTATGACTAAGGTTGCCGTGGGCGACCAGCCGCCAGACATCGAGCACCAGATTCGAGACATGATTATGCAGTTCATCACTAGGGAAAGCTGCTTGATCCTCGCCGTCACCCCGGCCAACACGGACTTGGCCAACTCAGACGCTCTCAAGGTGGCTAAGGAGGTGGACCCTCAGG GACTGCGTACCATCGGTGTGATTACTAAACTGGATCTAATGGATGAGGGTACAGATGCCCGGGATATCCTGGAAAATAAACTCTTACCGCTGCGTAGAG GTTATATTGGCGTAGTGAACCGAAGTCAGAAAGACATAGATGGCAGAAAGGACATTCGTGCTGCACTGGCAGCAGAAAGGAAGTTCTTCCTGTCCCATCCCAGTTACAGACACATGGCTGAACGTATGGGAACACCACACCTGCAGAAGACCCTCAACCAG caattgACCAACCACATCCGGGACACACTACCCGGTTTGCGCAGCAAACTCCAGTCTCAGCTTCTCTCTCTGGAAAAAGAGGTGGAAGAGTATAAGAACTTCCGCCCAGATGACCCTACACGAAAAACCAAGGCCCTGCTGCA GATGGTCCAGCagtttggagtggactttgagaagTGCATCGAGGGATCTGGAGACCAGGTGGACACGGCAGAACTGTCCGGAGGTGCCAGGATTAACCGAATTTTCCATGAGCGCTTCCCCTTTGAGCTGGTCAAG atTGTGTTTGATGAGAAGGAGCTTCGGCGAGAAATCAGTCACGCCATTAAGAACGTCCATGGTGTCAG AACTGGGCTGTTCACTCCAGATCTGGCGTTTGAAGCCATCGTGAAAAAGCAGATCATTAAGCTGAAAGAGCCCTGTCTGAAATGTATCGATCTGGTTATTCAGGAGCTCATCAACACAGTCAGGCAGTGCACCAACAAG CTAGGCTCTTACCCCAGACTGCGAGAAGAGACAGAGAGGATTGTCACTACTTAcgtcagagagagagaaggcaAGACCAAGGACCAG GTCCTTTTGCTGATTGACGTTGAGCTGTCATACATTAACACCAACCATGAGGATTTCATTGGATTTGCAAA CGCCCAGCAAAGGAATATTGTCAGCAAGAAGAGGGCCATTCCAAACCAG GGTGAAATACTG GTGATCCGTAAAGGCTGGCTAACCCTCAACATCAGCATTATGAAGGGCGGCTCCAAGGAGTACTGGTTCGTCCTGACGGCCGAATCGCTGTCCTGGTACAAGGACGAGGAG gaaaaagagaagaaatacaTGCTTCCTCTGGACAACTTGAAACTCAGAGACGTGGAGAAGGGTTTCATGTCCACTAAGCATATTTTTGCAATCTTCAACACTGAGCAAAG GAACGTGTATAAGGACTTGCGTCAGATCGAGCTGGCCTGTGATTCACAGGAGGACATGGACAGCTGGAAAGCCTCGTTTCTCCGAGCAGGCGTTTATCCTGAGAAAGATCAG GTGGAGTCAGAAGATGCCGCTCCAGCCGACACCTTCTCCATGGACCCTCAGCTGGAGCGCCAGGTGGAGACCATCCGTAACCTGGTGGACTCCTACATTGGTATCGTCAACAAGACCATCAGAGACCTCATGCCCAAGACTATCATGCATCTCATGATCAACAGC GCTAAAGACTTCATCCACTCAGAGCTGCTGGCATACCTGTACTCCTCAGGAGATCAGAACAGTCTGATGGAGGAGTCTGCCGACCAGGCCCAGCGCAGAGACGAGATGCTGCGTATGTACCACGCCATAAAAGAGGCCCTCAGCATTATCGGTGACATCAGCACCAGCACTGTGTCCACTCCTGTGCCTCCGCCCGTCAACGACACCTGGATTCCAGAGAATAG CCCCACCCCCCAACGCAGACCGCCTACATCGGCCCCACCCCCCAGCAGGCCTCCAGCAGTGAGAGGTCCAACACCAGGCCCGCCCACTCTTAACCCCACCCCCTCATTTGCAGCTCCACCCATTCCCTCTCGCCCAGGCCAGCCCATCAATGCCTTCAGCAACAGCAACCTGGATCCTTTCAGTGCGCCTCCTCAGATCCCCTCCCGCCCTGCCCGCATCCCTCCAGGCATCCCCAG